From a single Lytechinus pictus isolate F3 Inbred unplaced genomic scaffold, Lp3.0 scaffold_19, whole genome shotgun sequence genomic region:
- the LOC129260993 gene encoding secretory carrier-associated membrane protein 1-like isoform X4, which translates to MIGPEYIDPSVTEATANSRGGLEEFNPFEDSNRQASNGSKTTPVAAPLPVKPQQQPAVMAPTSELPPSYTQSAAQPAVSEGAAELQKRQEELERKAAELSRREQQMRSAQYNTRENNWPPLPKWFPLQPCFYQDFAVDIPLEFQRTVKLGYYLWIVYSLLLFINLWIVLAYFAVFKGGNAGLCFGLAILFLVLNVPCSFICWYRALYKAFRSDSSFNFFLFFFIFFFQFIVTVVQAIGIDQFGTVGIINGLSLIGSGSKGDDKSGMIIGGLMLMIGCMFGTLAVLDLLYLIKVHALYRGTGASFSKAQEEFARGVVTNPGVQTATREAAASAVSGATTSMFSSGGGAGNNRM; encoded by the exons ATGATCGGACCGGAGTATATA GATCCATCAGTTACCGAGGCAACGGCAAACTCCCGAGGTGGGCTAGAGGAATTCAATCCTTTTGAAGACTCAAACAGACAG gCAAGTAATGGTTCCAAAACAACACCAGTGGCTGCCCCATTACCAGTTAAACCCCAGCAACAGCCAGCCGTGATGGCACCAACATCAGAGTTACCACCATCATACACACAGTCAGCAGCCCAACCA GCTGTTAGTGAAGGAGCAGCAGAATTACAAAAGAGACAGGAAGAGCTAGAAAGGAAAGCTGCGGAACTTTCAAGAAGAGAACAACAAATGAGAAGTGCACAATATAACA caCGAGAGAACAATTGGCCACCGCTTCCCAAATGGTTTCCTCTCCAGCCCTGTTTCTATCAAGACTTTGCTGTTGATATCCCCTTGGAATTCCAGAGGACAGTCAAATTGGGATATTATCTTTGGATTG TATATTCGCTGTTATTGTTCATAAACCTGTGGATCGTCCTTGCCTACTTTGCCGTTTTCAAAGGAGGAAACGCCGGGCTCTGTTTTGGATTAGCCATTCTCTTTCTGGTCCTCAATGTGCCATGTTCCTTCATCTGTTGGTACCGAGCATTATACAAAGCTTTCAG GAGTGACAGCTCCTTCaacttctttctctttttcttcatttttttcttccaatttaTTGTTACTGTTGTGCAAGCGATAGGCATTGATCAGTTCGGAACAGT AGGTATAATCAATGGCCTTTCATTGATAGGCTCAGGTAGTAAAGGTGATGACAAGTCTGGAATGATTATAGGTGGTCTAATGCTAATGATTGGTTGCATGTTTGGCACGTTGGCTGTGTTAGACCTTCTCTATCTGATAAAG GTCCATGCACTGTACAGAGGTACAGGCGCCAGCTTCTCAAAGGCCCAGGAAGAGTTTGCGAGGGGTGTCGTCACCAACCCTGGTGTACAGACCGCGACAAGAGAAGCCGCGGCCAGCGCTGTGAGCGGCGCCACCACATCCATGTTCAGCTCCGGTGGAGGAGCGGGAAACAACAGAATGTGA
- the LOC129260993 gene encoding secretory carrier-associated membrane protein 1-like isoform X2 → MESSQSFESYWWQRDPSVTEATANSRGGLEEFNPFEDSNRQASNGSKTTPVAAPLPVKPQQQPAVMAPTSELPPSYTQSAAQPAVSEGAAELQKRQEELERKAAELSRREQQMRSAQYNTRENNWPPLPKWFPLQPCFYQDFAVDIPLEFQRTVKLGYYLWIAYALVLILNSIFAVVYLGVAGGSSSGVCFGLSLVALFVSTPCALVCWYRPMYKAFRSDSSFNFFLFFFIFFFQFIVTVVQAIGIDQFGTVGIINGLSLIGSGSKGDDKSGMIIGGLMLMIGCMFGTLAVLDLLYLIKVHALYRGTGASFSKAQEEFARGVVTNPGVQTATREAAASAVSGATTSMFSSGGGAGNNRM, encoded by the exons GATCCATCAGTTACCGAGGCAACGGCAAACTCCCGAGGTGGGCTAGAGGAATTCAATCCTTTTGAAGACTCAAACAGACAG gCAAGTAATGGTTCCAAAACAACACCAGTGGCTGCCCCATTACCAGTTAAACCCCAGCAACAGCCAGCCGTGATGGCACCAACATCAGAGTTACCACCATCATACACACAGTCAGCAGCCCAACCA GCTGTTAGTGAAGGAGCAGCAGAATTACAAAAGAGACAGGAAGAGCTAGAAAGGAAAGCTGCGGAACTTTCAAGAAGAGAACAACAAATGAGAAGTGCACAATATAACA caCGAGAGAACAATTGGCCACCGCTTCCCAAATGGTTTCCTCTCCAGCCCTGTTTCTATCAAGACTTTGCTGTTGATATCCCCTTGGAATTCCAGAGGACAGTCAAATTGGGATATTATCTTTGGATTG CTTATGCTTTGGTGCTGATACTGAACAGTATCTTTGCTGTGGTATACCTTGGTGTAGCTGGGGGCTCTAGCTCAGGAGTGTGCTTTGGTCTCAGTCTGGTCGCACTCTTCGTATCCACCCCCTGTGCGCTTGTCTGTTGGTATAGACCAATGTACAAAGCATTTAG GAGTGACAGCTCCTTCaacttctttctctttttcttcatttttttcttccaatttaTTGTTACTGTTGTGCAAGCGATAGGCATTGATCAGTTCGGAACAGT AGGTATAATCAATGGCCTTTCATTGATAGGCTCAGGTAGTAAAGGTGATGACAAGTCTGGAATGATTATAGGTGGTCTAATGCTAATGATTGGTTGCATGTTTGGCACGTTGGCTGTGTTAGACCTTCTCTATCTGATAAAG GTCCATGCACTGTACAGAGGTACAGGCGCCAGCTTCTCAAAGGCCCAGGAAGAGTTTGCGAGGGGTGTCGTCACCAACCCTGGTGTACAGACCGCGACAAGAGAAGCCGCGGCCAGCGCTGTGAGCGGCGCCACCACATCCATGTTCAGCTCCGGTGGAGGAGCGGGAAACAACAGAATGTGA
- the LOC129260993 gene encoding secretory carrier-associated membrane protein 1-like isoform X1: protein MESSQSFESYWWQRDPSVTEATANSRGGLEEFNPFEDSNRQASNGSKTTPVAAPLPVKPQQQPAVMAPTSELPPSYTQSAAQPAVSEGAAELQKRQEELERKAAELSRREQQMRSAQYNTRENNWPPLPKWFPLQPCFYQDFAVDIPLEFQRTVKLGYYLWIVYSLLLFINLWIVLAYFAVFKGGNAGLCFGLAILFLVLNVPCSFICWYRALYKAFRSDSSFNFFLFFFIFFFQFIVTVVQAIGIDQFGTVGIINGLSLIGSGSKGDDKSGMIIGGLMLMIGCMFGTLAVLDLLYLIKVHALYRGTGASFSKAQEEFARGVVTNPGVQTATREAAASAVSGATTSMFSSGGGAGNNRM from the exons GATCCATCAGTTACCGAGGCAACGGCAAACTCCCGAGGTGGGCTAGAGGAATTCAATCCTTTTGAAGACTCAAACAGACAG gCAAGTAATGGTTCCAAAACAACACCAGTGGCTGCCCCATTACCAGTTAAACCCCAGCAACAGCCAGCCGTGATGGCACCAACATCAGAGTTACCACCATCATACACACAGTCAGCAGCCCAACCA GCTGTTAGTGAAGGAGCAGCAGAATTACAAAAGAGACAGGAAGAGCTAGAAAGGAAAGCTGCGGAACTTTCAAGAAGAGAACAACAAATGAGAAGTGCACAATATAACA caCGAGAGAACAATTGGCCACCGCTTCCCAAATGGTTTCCTCTCCAGCCCTGTTTCTATCAAGACTTTGCTGTTGATATCCCCTTGGAATTCCAGAGGACAGTCAAATTGGGATATTATCTTTGGATTG TATATTCGCTGTTATTGTTCATAAACCTGTGGATCGTCCTTGCCTACTTTGCCGTTTTCAAAGGAGGAAACGCCGGGCTCTGTTTTGGATTAGCCATTCTCTTTCTGGTCCTCAATGTGCCATGTTCCTTCATCTGTTGGTACCGAGCATTATACAAAGCTTTCAG GAGTGACAGCTCCTTCaacttctttctctttttcttcatttttttcttccaatttaTTGTTACTGTTGTGCAAGCGATAGGCATTGATCAGTTCGGAACAGT AGGTATAATCAATGGCCTTTCATTGATAGGCTCAGGTAGTAAAGGTGATGACAAGTCTGGAATGATTATAGGTGGTCTAATGCTAATGATTGGTTGCATGTTTGGCACGTTGGCTGTGTTAGACCTTCTCTATCTGATAAAG GTCCATGCACTGTACAGAGGTACAGGCGCCAGCTTCTCAAAGGCCCAGGAAGAGTTTGCGAGGGGTGTCGTCACCAACCCTGGTGTACAGACCGCGACAAGAGAAGCCGCGGCCAGCGCTGTGAGCGGCGCCACCACATCCATGTTCAGCTCCGGTGGAGGAGCGGGAAACAACAGAATGTGA
- the LOC129260993 gene encoding secretory carrier-associated membrane protein 1-like isoform X5, translated as MIGPEYIDPSVTEATANSRGGLEEFNPFEDSNRQASNGSKTTPVAAPLPVKPQQQPAVMAPTSELPPSYTQSAAQPAVSEGAAELQKRQEELERKAAELSRREQQMRSAQYNTRENNWPPLPKWFPLQPCFYQDFAVDIPLEFQRTVKLGYYLWIVYSLLLFINLWIVLAYFAVFKGGNAGLCFGLAILFLVLNVPCSFICWYRALYKAFRSDSSFNFFLFFFIFFFQFIVTVVQAIGIDQFGTVGWVNGLQSMGKAENVSGKAIAGCMLINAALFTTMAVLDVIYLQKVHALYRGTGASFSKAQEEFARGVVTNPGVQTATREAAASAVSGATTSMFSSGGGAGNNRM; from the exons ATGATCGGACCGGAGTATATA GATCCATCAGTTACCGAGGCAACGGCAAACTCCCGAGGTGGGCTAGAGGAATTCAATCCTTTTGAAGACTCAAACAGACAG gCAAGTAATGGTTCCAAAACAACACCAGTGGCTGCCCCATTACCAGTTAAACCCCAGCAACAGCCAGCCGTGATGGCACCAACATCAGAGTTACCACCATCATACACACAGTCAGCAGCCCAACCA GCTGTTAGTGAAGGAGCAGCAGAATTACAAAAGAGACAGGAAGAGCTAGAAAGGAAAGCTGCGGAACTTTCAAGAAGAGAACAACAAATGAGAAGTGCACAATATAACA caCGAGAGAACAATTGGCCACCGCTTCCCAAATGGTTTCCTCTCCAGCCCTGTTTCTATCAAGACTTTGCTGTTGATATCCCCTTGGAATTCCAGAGGACAGTCAAATTGGGATATTATCTTTGGATTG TATATTCGCTGTTATTGTTCATAAACCTGTGGATCGTCCTTGCCTACTTTGCCGTTTTCAAAGGAGGAAACGCCGGGCTCTGTTTTGGATTAGCCATTCTCTTTCTGGTCCTCAATGTGCCATGTTCCTTCATCTGTTGGTACCGAGCATTATACAAAGCTTTCAG GAGTGACAGCTCCTTCaacttctttctctttttcttcatttttttcttccaatttaTTGTTACTGTTGTGCAAGCGATAGGCATTGATCAGTTCGGAACAGT GGGCTGGGTTAATGGGTTGCAGTCAATGGGCAAAGCTGAAAATGTTTCTGGAAAGGCCATCGCCGGATGTATGTTAATAAATGCAGCTCTTTTCACCACAATGGCCGTCCTAGATGTCATCTATCTGCAAAAG GTCCATGCACTGTACAGAGGTACAGGCGCCAGCTTCTCAAAGGCCCAGGAAGAGTTTGCGAGGGGTGTCGTCACCAACCCTGGTGTACAGACCGCGACAAGAGAAGCCGCGGCCAGCGCTGTGAGCGGCGCCACCACATCCATGTTCAGCTCCGGTGGAGGAGCGGGAAACAACAGAATGTGA
- the LOC129260993 gene encoding secretory carrier-associated membrane protein 1-like isoform X3, whose protein sequence is MESSQSFESYWWQRDPSVTEATANSRGGLEEFNPFEDSNRQASNGSKTTPVAAPLPVKPQQQPAVMAPTSELPPSYTQSAAQPAVSEGAAELQKRQEELERKAAELSRREQQMRSAQYNTRENNWPPLPKWFPLQPCFYQDFAVDIPLEFQRTVKLGYYLWIVYSLLLFINLWIVLAYFAVFKGGNAGLCFGLAILFLVLNVPCSFICWYRALYKAFRSDSSFNFFLFFFIFFFQFIVTVVQAIGIDQFGTVGWVNGLQSMGKAENVSGKAIAGCMLINAALFTTMAVLDVIYLQKVHALYRGTGASFSKAQEEFARGVVTNPGVQTATREAAASAVSGATTSMFSSGGGAGNNRM, encoded by the exons GATCCATCAGTTACCGAGGCAACGGCAAACTCCCGAGGTGGGCTAGAGGAATTCAATCCTTTTGAAGACTCAAACAGACAG gCAAGTAATGGTTCCAAAACAACACCAGTGGCTGCCCCATTACCAGTTAAACCCCAGCAACAGCCAGCCGTGATGGCACCAACATCAGAGTTACCACCATCATACACACAGTCAGCAGCCCAACCA GCTGTTAGTGAAGGAGCAGCAGAATTACAAAAGAGACAGGAAGAGCTAGAAAGGAAAGCTGCGGAACTTTCAAGAAGAGAACAACAAATGAGAAGTGCACAATATAACA caCGAGAGAACAATTGGCCACCGCTTCCCAAATGGTTTCCTCTCCAGCCCTGTTTCTATCAAGACTTTGCTGTTGATATCCCCTTGGAATTCCAGAGGACAGTCAAATTGGGATATTATCTTTGGATTG TATATTCGCTGTTATTGTTCATAAACCTGTGGATCGTCCTTGCCTACTTTGCCGTTTTCAAAGGAGGAAACGCCGGGCTCTGTTTTGGATTAGCCATTCTCTTTCTGGTCCTCAATGTGCCATGTTCCTTCATCTGTTGGTACCGAGCATTATACAAAGCTTTCAG GAGTGACAGCTCCTTCaacttctttctctttttcttcatttttttcttccaatttaTTGTTACTGTTGTGCAAGCGATAGGCATTGATCAGTTCGGAACAGT GGGCTGGGTTAATGGGTTGCAGTCAATGGGCAAAGCTGAAAATGTTTCTGGAAAGGCCATCGCCGGATGTATGTTAATAAATGCAGCTCTTTTCACCACAATGGCCGTCCTAGATGTCATCTATCTGCAAAAG GTCCATGCACTGTACAGAGGTACAGGCGCCAGCTTCTCAAAGGCCCAGGAAGAGTTTGCGAGGGGTGTCGTCACCAACCCTGGTGTACAGACCGCGACAAGAGAAGCCGCGGCCAGCGCTGTGAGCGGCGCCACCACATCCATGTTCAGCTCCGGTGGAGGAGCGGGAAACAACAGAATGTGA